The Kryptolebias marmoratus isolate JLee-2015 linkage group LG9, ASM164957v2, whole genome shotgun sequence nucleotide sequence GTTCAGTATTGCTCTCCCCGGGGTTGACGCAAGAGAGAGGGCAGCCACTAAACCTCGAAAGgcttgtcatgttttgttgtgagttttcggtatctttcttttttttttggctatgAGTTAGCGGAATCAACCAGTTCAGCACTCAGGATGCACCTCGAAAATTCTGTTCCCATTTTCCTTGTGTATCATCTGCATGTGAAATTCTCGGCCGGGAACATCGCAGAAGGAGGAACCAGACTCAGTTTCGTTAAAGTTGGTGTGAGTCCCATGCCGTTCACTTTGCCCTCTTGATTTGTGGCAATAACCGTGGTAGTAAAAAATGCTTCGAAGCAGGCCATGGTGCAATATAAAAGCACAGCAGGCAaacctgctttttaaaaagggagCTTTGGGATTGGTTGGAATGCGCCGTGATTGACAGGCGctgggtttgttttaaaagggaCACGCAGGAGTTCACGGCACGACTCCGTTTTCAAATATCGCAGAGAAAATGCTTTGAAATGTGCCGCGGTACTACTCCTTAATAATGCTGCCTCTTTAACTTCGGGCTGCCTTCTCATTAGGAGCCCTTCTCTATAAATCTCTGCAGATATAAGAATTAGAAATATGCGCCAGGTTTGTGTTTACTAATCGTGTGGTCTGGGAAGTCAAATGATTAGATTCAGACATgagcagaacacaaacacaatcaaagtCTGCAGCGTCTTTTTATTCCTCTGCGCTCTTGCCAAAACAACTTCTCCTGCCTTGCAAGAACAATAGAGGCTGGTCTGAGCGTGTCCGGGCCAATTATGCTCAAAACTTGCTTTATGGGTGAAAATGCAACACTTGAAAACACGGAAAGTTACACGAAACCCACAatcatttgactttttaacTCAAAAATCGGTATATATCTGCATTATTTGTGTTTCTCACTGATCAAAGCTtcaatgcagttttatttaagttttttttttaaatctgcgaGTCTCGACTTATGACGAAAAGTCCACTTTAATAAAGCAACAAgtagcaggaagaaaaaaagggccAAGTCTTTATAATtatccctttttttaattaacttttttagaGCAGTGCCATTTGGGAGAACAACAGAACAGGCTGTACTGTTTTATACCTTAGAGCCGAATGTAAACCatctctgtaaataaaacctctcTCATTAAAGcctataaataaattaataatctTCAAAAAAAAGTAGCTGCACCATGCGTCCTGAAGGCTGGCacacatgatttaaaaaaaaaaagaaaaagtggttacgtaaaatgtaaattgtgAAACGTgacgagctgctgctgctgaaagaaaaCTTACTTTCTTTGGGGTTCTGTGAGGACACGCAGCTCCCCACGCTGCGCTCATATGCAGCGCTTATTTCTGCACATCAGCtcgcctttttcttttcctttttttttcctcctccttcatggCTCAGCCTCTGTCTCCTCTACCTCGGCCAGTTTCAGTCAGATTCTTTCAtctgttacttttatttaaacccaCGCGACGAGGCGTGGGCTCCCGGCTGTAGCTTATCAAGGTTTAAGGTGAAAACCCTCTTATTTCCAAAGGCTCTCACTATAGCACAATTTCTaacttttttcctcttaaatgctgaggaaaataaaagacttttcCACATTGTTATCCTGACGTCACTGGCAGTGGGTTCTATAGGCAGAGGTAAAACAGGAGAGCCACTTGACATGAAGTGCTGCAGAGCAGCGTGCAGGCCCAGAACTGGCCTAATTCTGCCCTGATTGTGCTGGGCGCTCAAGTTTGTCCACCTTTGACCTGATGCATTTCTGCAGATAATTAAGGACAGGAGGCCAAATAAagtgatatatatatttcttttcaaTTTGTCACTCAGATCACATGAAGGACTGGCAGACCTGAGCATTCAAGGTCCTTATCTGCAGCAAAATGGGAGGAAAATGGAGAGCGGAAGAAACCTGGACTGATATGATTCTATGAGGCTGTTTAGGTTCACCTCTGCAGTAACAAActgtgtgtgatgtgtgtgtgtgtgtgtgtgtgtgtgctgggccTCTTTGATAACTGTTGATCTCATTGGGATAttattgtgaagaaaaaaatgctgctgtggggttaaaattgaataaaaatttaatttctgaaattttaaaatgtcctgAAAAGTTGTTGCAACCTAACTATACATTTAAAtaagtgatttaaaaatgacagtCTGCAAATCTTgttctataaaaaacaaaaacaaagtaaaatcaaCTGAAAATTCAATCTAAATAAAACCCCACATGCCTAGGAAAATTTTAATTCCATGTGATTAAAAATTAGAGTTTACTTTTAAGctataaacaatttaaaaagtaaaaaaaaacagcaatagttttatttattgacgACTTTGTCATGTTACagctctgctgttttgtttgttcaaacaatccaaataaataaatgtaaaaattttaaattactaCATTTCATTAGACAGTACATATCTTcagttaaaacagctttaatttaaaagaaaacatttgaacatttcaaATCTCCTAGAAAGAACGGCAGCTAATTGAGCCTGGTCATTCATGCTGCCTGCTGAACAGTCAGTCAAAATCTTACAAACTGTTGGAAACACATTTATCACCCCAAACAATCAGCAAACACTCTAAATGGCCATCAGCTCCTCATCACAAATACATTTCGTACTACCCAAACAAATAGCAAAACCGCAATgcagatataaaataaatcacaaatcaTATTTCAGTAAAACGTCCAGAGCTATAACGTCCAACACCCTGCAGTAAAGTGGACTAAATACTAATTcagtattttaaaaccaaaaaaatgatatgagtatttataaaaaaggataaaaatatacgatttatttaaacaagaataaacatgCGTGCATATAATTATAGCTGTTTGCATTAAACTATTCAAGGTCTGTAGAATAATAAGTATTCCGCTTTGTGATTAACGCCAGTTTATCACAATAcatatacaaataaattaaaatggaaTCGTAAATGggttgttttctaaaacaaaactaatttttttaatgtgtgttctACGATAATAAATATGCTTTTGCCTAAGCGACTGCATGCATGAGTGTGCTGAGATATTGTAATTGATGTGGGATGGCAGTGCACCTTGTTGCCATCCCGTTATGAAATTTAGATGAATTAACAGGTTTGGGATGAGTCCATTTGGGGGACAGCTGCTCCAGTAAATCACAGCAAGAAGTCAATTAGCTCCCTCCATCAGCCATACGAAGGCGAATCCTAAGTGCAGTCACTCAAGGCCCAAATGaccaaataatcaaaaaatctgaatagTTTTAATCACACAATACGCCgtttcaaaactattttaaattacGCTAATgctaaatttgaaaaaatacatttgttacTGACAAATTACACACGCAAGCTCAAAAATTAGAAGACCAAAGCCGAAGCGATAGAGTCAAACATAACGTTGCAAAAGTCCAAATTATTAAAAGGTTAAACGATCAACATCAGCCATTATTAGATGCtacacttttaataaaaactgatttattagaAGCTTCATGTCTGCCTGAAAATGCAGCCCGCAAGGTTAAAAATTTGCTTTCTGAAAACAAATCCTTCCGAAAATGAGCGGACACGTGTAAGGGTTCAGGAAAACGGaaatttttgaaacaaaagatCAAGTTGTAACTATTAGGACTATTTAAAATCGTTACGGAAGAGTGGGTCGATTGCAAACGAGAAGCTAAAGCTTTGAGCTGCTGTGTGTGCtccaaaacaaatgtcaaaaaactACATGAACAGTGCATCCttttcaaaacagaaagaatgcAAAATCTCCCTTTAATATCATACACATATAGTTTGGTGGGTTTATTAAAACAACTGCGAAACCTGCATCTACATTCAATATAATAACTATTTAGGAAAAAAGAGTGAATCCAAGTTTTATTTGACGGAATCTGCACCTGGGAAACTGGCAACAACCCTTTTCTGtccatttaaaatcaaaaacataatcatctaCAATgatataaatgcatttaaataacGCTAGGCTATCTGTTGGCTGCTAGTTATGGAAGATTTACATTTATACTTTTGTCCAGTCATTATTGAGTTAACTTCAAGTCCACAAACTTGTCTGTGGCACTATGTGGCCTGAGCCAGCCAAGCATAGTGTGGGCTGCAGGCCAGACAAcatggactaaaaaaaaaaaatactcaactTTTCTgccagacaaaaaaagaaaaaaaaaaaagctgctataGGCCATTtgattaaaaggaaaataatgatCATGCATTCAattttttcaaatcaaattatGAAGCAAAATAGCCTTAATGTTGCAGAATCTAGTTACAACAAGCGTATAAATGGGAGTTGTTTACCATGAAAAGGGTGAAGGTTATGTTCTGCTCTTTTCCAACAGCTTGGGCCTACAGTCAGGGAGGCATGCACACTACAAtactctgttatttttaaggtaaCGCGCATGCTCCGTTAGAGGAAGATTATGTTATAACCAATGAGCGTTCCAAACGCCCAGTGAGGTAATCCCAGCACAGATGACTAAATAACCAAATTATACATACCGCAGTCCTGCAGAATAACCTGCTCAAATGCATCACGTTGCATTAGGGCTCtgttcaaaactaaataaatgaaagatcCGTCattcaaagcttttaatttgtgtCGGGCTTTTGCATAAAGAAATAATTGTCTTTGACTAATCTTTCACGTGCAAATTCAGTTAATTCTACGCAATTAAAATCAGTGcacaaacatgaaattaaaattgCAAAACTGAGTAAACGCATTTGTCAAATTTATCCAAAATTCAATCAGCTAAATAGatctgtcaaaactaaataaataactagAAAGGCACGTTGGTCAACAAGACTGCAGCATTTGTTGATGCAAAaagtttttctccttttttctgaactaacttttttttattaatcactgatatatatatgttttttaaaactgggcCAAATATCTGCGCTCCTGTTGGGCGAGAAGAAGAAAATAGAAACACCCCAGCAAcaagggaaataaaaataaattactcacTCTTataatgctgtttgtttttttatgacataaataatttaaaaagtgcgtgtgtgttggggggtggggggtatttGAAGTCGCCTTTCATATTTGAAGACTTAATTCATCATTCAGTGAATGCCACTATAGCAGAAGAGATCAGcagcagttttaaatttaacactaaaAGCAACAGTTGCTTTACATTTGGCCTCGTTGATGACAGCTCCCCCCCTCACCCCTTTCTCTCCACAGCAAgagctcagagctgcagctctgttgctcaaagagagaagaagaaaaggaatttaaaaaaaaaaagaaataataaaataaaacatttgtgacTCAGATAAACCATGTCACTTAATCATTTCACAGTGGTGATATGGCTGTAAACACACGCTACATTTTTTTGAGTGGGCCCTCAACGAGCCAGTAAAATATGGAGGCAGTACAGGAAAACTTAACGGGCTGCTTGtcacttgcaaaaaaaaaaagttcacaaagGTCGCAATAAATCTGTGCAGATGTGCATGTGCGCCATATTGTGCtcgagaagtgtgtgtgtgcgtgcgtgtgtgtttgttcacgCGCatagtgtgtgagagagagagagagtgtgagagtgaaagggggggggggtaaactGTGAGAGGCTTTTGCCTTCGTGGTGAGACAGGGCGGGAGGGAAAGGCGCGCGCGCACATaaacacccccccacacacacacatacacacacacacactgaagagAAAGCAGCTCacgggaagaaaaaaaaatgaacggAATCTCATTTTGCTCCATGCGAACTTGTTGAGGTTGTGTTAAAAAAGCGCAAGTGTTGAACTAATATGTAAGATGGGACTTCTGTTTGAAGAGCAAACAGTTGAATTAATCTATGAGTAGAAGGCCTAAACATGGAGCAGCTTTCATTAGACCCCCAAAGGCTAAATATCCAACTGTAGATTTACAAACTTCTATAGCATGcagccctctctctctctctctctctctctctctctcacacacacacacacacacacacaggcctgctCTCCTTtctaacacagaaacaacaggaTAAGTAACTCACCTCTTCCATCTACAACTGTGTCTCCGTGAAATGTTCTTGGAGGGGAATGCAGGAGGATACGGGCGACAAGAAgaactgatttgatttttttctttctttctttctttctttttttggggggtccAGATCCccctaaattaaaaagaatGTGAGCTCCTTCCTGGGACACAGATTGAGGGAGGGGTgtgtatggatgtgtgtgtgtgtgtgtgtgtttgtggtgtgtgtgtgtgtgtgtgtgtgtgtgtgtgtgtgtgtgtgttgatgtgtgtgtgtgtgtgtgtgggggtgaaaGAGAAGAAGGATGTGAAAAGCTTGGAGTTAAAAAGCGCCGCTTGAAGCACTCAGCGCGTCTCTGAACTTGATCAGATTTTATGTGTCCTGCAGCGAGTCAGCGGCAGCCCTGTGAAACTTGCTCAATGGCAAGACTTTTGGggctgtgtgtaaaaaaaaaaaagaaaagaaaaaaaaagagagagggtAAGGGGGGAAATTCTCAGGATATTACAATTACTGCCATCTTTCtttctggcttttatttttctgtcttacGCCCTATAGAgctttgtacacacacacacacatacacacacacaaagaaggaaaaacctCTTTCAAGCGGCTTCAGAAAGCCACAGTTTGGAGCTGTGCCAAATATTTTCAGGTCTCCAGTTAATAAGGGACAAACTGATCTTATGCTTaaagaacaaagcaaaacaacttttaaaaaaagtctacaaAGTTAAGATAGACACATAGATACATTTAAACTATCCATTTCAGCAAAGTTTGTCAGCTGAAAGTTTGCACTGGAGAACTCCCTGCCTTCATTccgcttgtttttatttttaaacctgttttggAGTCTCTTTAGGACTTTCCAAACACCGAGTGAGGCTGCAGGAGACACGCACTCCCCCCCAAACACATGTGGGAGCGCCGGAGTGTTCCGTTATACCTGCAAAATAATGCCCCCAAGAACCAATCAAACGAAGCCAATGAGAAGAGCTGCCATCTTCAATCCCAAACCGTGCCAATCACCAGAAATCCAGCCAATTAACACCATCCTCCCTGGTCACGTGTCGGAGGGGTAGCTGAGCGCTGATTGGCCGCCGTAGCACTGCCTCCTGAGTTCATTTATGTTCTGGGAGTGAGTGATTGACTTTATCAGTCCAAGGACATCATCAGCCTGGTAAGGGGGGGAAGTTTGATCCTCTTTCTCACGGATCGCAGTCAACGGgagtttttttcctcccaactCTTCGCctgggatttttttccccccattttggcttgctttttttattttaggatatCTTCTCGGCACAAAGTGGCAGATCTCAGCTCAGCGCCTGCAGCCCTTGCGCGCTCCGCTAAACTggattttaatctgattttctgtttccttcccGACTCCTATAAGTTTGCTTCGAGCTCATGACTATGCTTCTTGACAGCGGCCCGCAGTTCGCATCGTTAGGAGTGGGGGGGTTCGGGACGCCGCGGCATCATGACATCGGGAACAGAGACCCGAGTCTGGGACTGAATCCCTTCTCCGATTCCTCCCACTCCGCCGCTTTCAAAATCAGCCCCGTGGCTCACGACATCGCCTCCAGCCAGACGTCGGCGTTCACTCCGCAGGCGGGTGGATACGCGGCCGCCCTGGGACACTCTCACGGCGGGCAGGTGGGCTCGTACGGCGGGGGAGCGTTCAACTCCACACGAGACTTTCTGTTCCGGAACCGGAGCGTCGGAGAGTCCGCGGCGCCGAGCGCGCAGCATGGGATCTTTGCTGCGTCGACTGGGAGCCTCCACGGGCCGCCCGGGATCCCCGATAACCCCGGACATTTGTTGTTCCCAGGACTTCACGAGCAGGGGGTGAGCCACACTCCATCCGGTGGACACGTAGTGAACAGCCAGATGCACCTCGGCTTGCGCGGGGACATTTTCGGCAGACCCGACCCGTACCGCCCGGTGGCGAGTCCCCGAACGGACCCGTACGGGGCTCAGCTCCACAACTACAACCACCCCATCAACATGAACATGGGGATGAATGTGCCCACGCACCACGGTCCGGGGGCCTTCTTCAGGTACATGAGGCAACCGATCAAGCAAGAGTTGTCCTG carries:
- the zic3 gene encoding zinc finger protein ZIC 3; translation: MTMLLDSGPQFASLGVGGFGTPRHHDIGNRDPSLGLNPFSDSSHSAAFKISPVAHDIASSQTSAFTPQAGGYAAALGHSHGGQVGSYGGGAFNSTRDFLFRNRSVGESAAPSAQHGIFAASTGSLHGPPGIPDNPGHLLFPGLHEQGVSHTPSGGHVVNSQMHLGLRGDIFGRPDPYRPVASPRTDPYGAQLHNYNHPINMNMGMNVPTHHGPGAFFRYMRQPIKQELSCKWIDENQMNRPKKTCDRTFSTMHEMVTHVSMEHVGGPEQSNHVCYWEDCPREGKSFKAKYKLVNHIRVHTGEKPFPCPFPGCGKIFARSENLKIHKRTHTGEKPFKCEFDGCDRRFANSSDRKKHMHVHTSDKPYICKVCDKSYTHPSSLRKHMKVHESQGSESSPAASSGYESSTPPVLVSASTEDPTKTPPSAVQNTSGHSEGLAPNFNEWYV